A part of Emys orbicularis isolate rEmyOrb1 chromosome 13, rEmyOrb1.hap1, whole genome shotgun sequence genomic DNA contains:
- the LOC135888196 gene encoding olfactory receptor 10A4-like codes for MASRNHTVVTQFFFVAFSNSLELQISLFFLVLLLYLITVVGNILIIMITVVDPALQSPMYFFLRNLSFLEIGYTSATIPKMLVNFLSEDTSISFLGCATQMYFFSFLGITECCLLAAMAYDRYMAICHPLRYTAKMSRGVCLQLSTVSWLIGVLMGVGQTTFMFTLPYCGPNKINHFFCDLPPLLKLACTETYRNEIAVFTIAVTFVMVPFLLILVSYIRILHTILSIPSAAGRSKTFSTCSSHLIVVTLFFGSGIVTYLRPKSSYSLNTDKLLSLFYSVVSPMLNPLIYSLRNKEVKEAVRRVMARKIFI; via the coding sequence ATGGCTAGTAGGAACCACACAGTTGTGACACAGTTCTTCTTTGTCGCTTTCTCCAACAGCCTGGAACTccaaatttcacttttttttctggTGCTGCTGTTGTACCTCATCACCGTGGTGGGAAACATCCTCATCATCATGATCACGGTGGTGGACCCTGCCCTTCAgtcccccatgtatttcttccttcGGAACTTGTCCTTTCTGGAAATCGGTTATACCTCGGCCACTATCCCCAAGATGCTGGTGAACTTCCTCTCTGAGGACACAAGTATTTCCTTCCTGGGCTGTGCCACACAGATGTATTTTTTCTCCTTCTTGGGGATCACGGAGTGTTGCCTGCTGGCTGCCATGGCGTATGACCGTTACATGGCCATATGTCACCCTCTGCGCTACACAGCCAAGATGAGCAGAGGTGTGTGTCTCCAGCTCTCAACTGTGTCGTGGCTCATCGGGGTGCTCATGGGAGTCGGGCAGACAACTTTCATGTTCACTCTGCCCTACTGTGGGCCTAATAAGATCAACCACTTCTTCTGCGACCTGCCCCCGCTGTTGAAGCTGGCCTGCACGGAGACCTACAGGAATGAAATAGCTGTTTTCACCATCGCTGTCACCTTCGTCATGGTCCCCTTCCTGCTCATCCTTGTATCCTACATCCGTATCCTCCACACTATCCTCAGTATTCCGTCAGCCGCGGGCAGGAGCAAAactttctccacctgctcctcccacctcatcgTGGTTACCTTGTTTTTCGGGTCCGGCATCGTGACGTATCTGAGGCCCAAATCCAGCTACTCACTTAACACTGACAAACTGCTTTCCCTGTTCTACTCAGTGGTGTCTCCAATGCTGAACCCTttgatctacagcctgagaaataaGGAGGTAAAGGAAGCTGTGAGAAGGGTGATGgccagaaaaatatttatttga